Proteins co-encoded in one Sulfuricystis thermophila genomic window:
- the cphA gene encoding cyanophycin synthetase yields the protein MEIFRIRALRGPNLWSRHTSIQALVRCEENERAMSRLPGFEARIRARFPQIGAMRPIGYAGELSLAHAVQFATLNLQAQAGCPVSFSCTAPTTEAGLYQVVVEYSEEAVGRRALALAETLCRAALDDTPFDLDAALAELRSLDEDERLGPSTGSIVQAAQARDIPWRRLTRGSLVQFGWGAKQRRIQAAEVDRTSAIAESIAQDKDLTKNLLRAAGVPVPVGRVVDDVEAGWQAALEIGLPVVTKPYDGNQGKGVTVNIVNRSHFEIAFAAAQEISAHVLVERFITGYDFRVLVVGDQMVAAARREPPTVIGDGVHTVRELVDIVNSDPRRGEGHATSLTKIRFDDIARARLTAQGFTPESVLPKGVRAVLRNNANLSTGGTATDVTGDVHPEVAARAVAAARMVGLDIAGIDVICEDIGQPLEVQNGGIVEVNAAPGLRMHLDPSYGKPRDVGKAVIEMMFPPNENGRIPVVAVSGTNGKTTTVRLTAHLIGQTGKRMGMTLTDGVFANGRCIDRGDCSGPKSARNVLLHPEVDAAVFEVARGGILREGLGFDRCDVAVVTNLGMGDHLGLNYIMTIEELAVVKRVIVQNVSPNGMAVLNAADPNVAKMASACPGKVTYFATDPHHPLMMTHRAQGKRVIFREGNAIVCAEGPQIERLELAAIPLTRNGTIGFQVENVMAAVGAAWALGIDWETIRRGLATFVSDASTAPGRFNVFDYRGAKLIADYGHNPDAIRALVQAVDALPAKRRWIVISGAGDRRDEDIIRQGEILGGAFDGAILYQDACQRGRADGEVLALLRKGLAGATRTKEIEEIRGEFLAIDTALAKLQPGDLCLILIDQVEEALAHIAKRIAEAKG from the coding sequence ATGGAAATCTTTCGCATCCGTGCCCTGCGTGGCCCGAATCTCTGGTCCCGGCATACCTCGATCCAGGCTCTCGTGCGCTGTGAGGAAAACGAACGTGCGATGAGCCGCCTGCCCGGCTTCGAAGCCCGCATCCGCGCGCGCTTCCCGCAAATCGGTGCGATGCGCCCCATCGGCTATGCCGGCGAGCTGTCGCTCGCCCACGCGGTGCAGTTCGCCACCCTCAACCTGCAGGCCCAGGCGGGTTGCCCGGTGTCCTTCAGCTGCACCGCGCCGACGACCGAAGCCGGGCTCTATCAGGTAGTCGTCGAATACAGCGAAGAGGCGGTTGGCCGGCGGGCGCTGGCACTGGCCGAAACCCTGTGCCGGGCAGCCCTCGATGACACGCCGTTCGATCTCGATGCCGCGCTGGCCGAGCTGCGTTCGCTCGACGAGGACGAACGCCTCGGTCCGTCGACCGGGTCGATCGTCCAGGCCGCCCAGGCGCGTGACATCCCCTGGCGGCGGCTGACCCGTGGCAGTCTGGTGCAGTTCGGCTGGGGCGCGAAACAGCGACGCATCCAGGCCGCCGAAGTCGATCGCACCTCGGCGATCGCCGAATCGATCGCCCAAGACAAGGATCTGACCAAGAACCTACTCCGGGCCGCCGGCGTGCCGGTGCCGGTGGGCAGAGTCGTGGATGACGTCGAGGCCGGCTGGCAGGCGGCGCTGGAAATCGGGCTGCCCGTGGTCACCAAGCCTTATGACGGCAATCAGGGCAAAGGGGTGACGGTCAATATCGTCAATCGCTCCCATTTCGAGATCGCTTTCGCGGCCGCCCAGGAAATCAGCGCGCACGTGCTGGTCGAACGTTTCATCACCGGCTACGACTTCCGCGTGCTGGTCGTCGGCGACCAGATGGTCGCGGCGGCGCGGCGCGAGCCGCCGACGGTGATCGGCGATGGCGTGCATACGGTGCGCGAGCTGGTGGATATCGTCAATAGCGATCCCCGCCGCGGCGAAGGGCATGCGACCTCGCTGACCAAGATCCGCTTCGATGACATTGCCCGGGCGCGGCTCACCGCACAAGGCTTCACCCCCGAATCGGTGCTGCCGAAGGGGGTGCGCGCGGTGCTGCGCAACAATGCCAACCTGTCGACCGGTGGCACCGCGACCGACGTGACCGGCGATGTCCATCCCGAGGTCGCGGCGCGCGCCGTCGCTGCAGCGCGCATGGTCGGGCTGGACATCGCCGGCATCGATGTGATCTGCGAAGACATCGGCCAACCGCTCGAAGTGCAGAATGGCGGCATCGTCGAGGTCAATGCGGCGCCGGGCCTGCGCATGCACCTCGATCCGTCCTATGGCAAGCCGCGCGACGTCGGCAAGGCCGTCATCGAGATGATGTTCCCGCCCAATGAAAACGGCCGCATTCCAGTCGTTGCCGTCTCCGGCACCAATGGCAAGACGACCACGGTGCGGCTGACCGCGCATCTCATTGGCCAGACCGGCAAGCGTATGGGCATGACGCTGACCGACGGCGTCTTTGCCAACGGGCGGTGTATCGACCGCGGCGATTGCAGCGGCCCGAAAAGCGCGAGGAACGTGCTGCTGCACCCGGAAGTGGATGCGGCGGTGTTCGAGGTCGCCCGCGGCGGCATCCTGCGCGAGGGCCTCGGCTTCGACCGTTGCGACGTCGCCGTGGTGACCAATCTCGGCATGGGCGACCATCTGGGGCTGAACTACATCATGACGATCGAGGAACTCGCCGTGGTCAAGCGCGTGATCGTGCAGAACGTCAGTCCCAACGGCATGGCGGTGTTGAATGCCGCCGATCCAAATGTAGCGAAGATGGCCAGCGCCTGTCCGGGCAAGGTGACCTATTTCGCCACCGACCCGCATCATCCGCTGATGATGACGCATCGCGCCCAGGGCAAGCGCGTGATCTTCCGCGAAGGCAATGCGATCGTCTGCGCCGAAGGCCCCCAGATCGAGCGTCTGGAACTCGCCGCGATTCCGCTCACCCGCAATGGCACGATCGGCTTTCAGGTCGAGAACGTGATGGCGGCGGTCGGCGCCGCCTGGGCGTTGGGAATCGACTGGGAGACGATCCGCAGGGGCTTGGCGACCTTCGTCAGTGACGCGAGCACGGCACCCGGACGTTTCAATGTCTTCGACTACCGTGGCGCCAAGCTGATCGCCGACTACGGCCATAACCCGGATGCGATCCGCGCGCTGGTTCAGGCAGTGGATGCACTGCCTGCCAAGCGCCGCTGGATCGTCATCAGCGGTGCGGGTGACCGGCGCGACGAGGACATCATCCGCCAGGGTGAGATTCTCGGCGGCGCCTTCGATGGCGCGATCCTTTATCAGGATGCCTGCCAGCGCGGCCGGGCCGACGGCGAGGTGTTGGCGCTGCTGCGCAAGGGGCTCGCCGGCGCGACGCGAACCAAGGAAATCGAGGAAATTCGCGGCGAATTCCTCGCCATCGACACCGCGCTCGCCAAACTGCAACCCGGCGATCTGTGTCTGATCCTGATCGACCAGGTCGAGGAGGCGCTGGCGCACATCGCGAAGCGTATCGCGGAAGCGAAGGGCTGA
- the cphA gene encoding cyanophycin synthetase has product MKSIEFLKIVHLRGPNMWTYRPVLEAWVDIGELEDSPSNTLPGFTERLVAWLPSLQGHRCSYDEEGGFIRRLEEGTWPAHILEHVTLELQNLAGMPGGFGRARSMDTPGHYKVVVRAFHPEVTRMALHAARDLVMAAIDDTPFDVAATVKRLHELADRLLLGPSTASIVDAADAKPRRIPHIRLNEGNLVQLGYGVKSKRIWTAETDLTGAIAESIACDKDLTKTLLAACGVPIPEGRMVDDPDDAWEAAQEIGVPVVVKPYDGNHGRGVSLELMTEAEVRAAFPVAEREGGGVMVERYVRGEEHRLLVVGGNLVAACKGESIYITGDGKSTVRELIDSQLNTDPRRGDAEEFPLETIDFDKDALVQLILKRQGFSGDDIPAEGQKLLVQRTGTYAIDVTDEVHPETAQVACLAAKVVGLDIAGIDLVVEDVSRPLDEQRGAIVEVNAGPSLLMHLKPAVGKPRPVGEAIVEHLFPTGENGRIPVIGVSGSRDTTLVAQITARLLQLSGLRTGLACAEGLFLEDRCVEAGDCAHWESGQRLLMNRSLEAAVIENSPAMIAGEGLAYDRCQVGIVTAIDNQALMPEHGITNDELLFKVMRTQIDVVLPGGIGVLNADDETTASLADLCDGEVIFFSCEPATPRVAEHRAKGGRAVVLRDSQVVLSTTAVELPLIALEQIPLLQDSREHLVAVLAALAAGWALGLSTDLLRAGIETYRAFADI; this is encoded by the coding sequence ATGAAATCCATCGAATTCCTGAAAATCGTGCATTTGCGCGGGCCCAACATGTGGACCTATCGTCCCGTGCTGGAAGCCTGGGTCGACATCGGCGAGCTGGAAGATTCCCCGTCGAACACGCTGCCAGGCTTCACCGAACGGCTCGTTGCCTGGCTGCCCTCCCTGCAGGGACATCGCTGCAGTTACGACGAGGAGGGCGGCTTCATCCGCCGGCTCGAAGAAGGTACCTGGCCGGCCCACATCCTCGAACACGTCACGCTCGAACTGCAAAACCTCGCCGGCATGCCCGGCGGCTTCGGCCGCGCCCGCAGCATGGACACGCCTGGTCACTACAAGGTGGTGGTGCGTGCTTTTCATCCGGAAGTCACCCGCATGGCGCTCCATGCGGCACGCGATCTGGTCATGGCGGCGATCGACGATACGCCTTTCGATGTCGCGGCCACCGTCAAGCGTCTGCACGAGCTGGCCGACCGTCTGCTGCTCGGTCCCAGCACCGCCTCGATCGTCGATGCGGCCGACGCCAAACCGCGGCGCATCCCGCACATCCGCTTGAACGAAGGCAACCTCGTCCAGCTGGGCTACGGTGTCAAGAGCAAGCGCATCTGGACGGCCGAGACGGATCTCACCGGCGCCATCGCCGAATCCATCGCCTGCGACAAGGACCTGACCAAGACCTTGCTGGCCGCCTGCGGCGTGCCGATCCCCGAGGGCCGCATGGTCGACGATCCGGACGATGCCTGGGAAGCCGCGCAGGAAATCGGTGTGCCGGTGGTCGTGAAACCTTATGACGGCAATCATGGTCGCGGGGTTTCCCTCGAACTGATGACCGAAGCGGAAGTTCGTGCGGCGTTCCCCGTCGCCGAACGCGAGGGCGGCGGCGTGATGGTCGAACGCTATGTGCGCGGCGAGGAACATCGTCTGCTCGTCGTCGGTGGAAACTTGGTCGCCGCTTGCAAGGGCGAGAGCATCTACATCACCGGCGACGGCAAATCGACGGTGCGCGAGCTGATCGACAGTCAGCTGAATACCGATCCGCGCCGCGGCGATGCCGAGGAATTTCCGCTCGAAACCATCGACTTCGACAAGGATGCGCTCGTGCAACTGATCCTGAAGCGTCAGGGCTTTTCCGGCGATGACATCCCGGCCGAGGGTCAAAAACTGCTCGTTCAGCGCACCGGCACCTATGCGATCGACGTCACCGACGAGGTGCATCCCGAGACCGCGCAGGTGGCCTGTCTCGCTGCAAAGGTGGTGGGGCTGGACATCGCCGGGATCGACCTGGTGGTCGAAGACGTGTCCCGACCGCTCGACGAGCAACGCGGGGCGATCGTCGAGGTGAATGCCGGCCCCAGCCTGCTGATGCACCTGAAACCCGCGGTCGGCAAGCCCCGGCCGGTCGGCGAGGCGATCGTCGAACACCTCTTCCCGACGGGCGAGAATGGCCGCATTCCAGTGATCGGGGTGAGTGGCAGCCGGGATACCACGCTCGTTGCCCAAATCACTGCCCGCCTGCTGCAGCTTTCCGGTCTGCGCACGGGACTTGCCTGTGCCGAAGGGTTGTTCCTCGAAGACCGCTGCGTCGAGGCGGGCGATTGCGCGCATTGGGAATCGGGCCAGCGTCTGCTGATGAACCGCAGCCTCGAAGCCGCGGTGATCGAGAATTCCCCCGCCATGATCGCTGGTGAAGGGCTGGCCTACGACCGCTGCCAGGTCGGCATCGTCACTGCCATCGACAACCAGGCGCTGATGCCCGAGCACGGCATCACCAACGACGAGCTGCTGTTCAAGGTGATGCGCACCCAGATCGACGTGGTGCTGCCTGGCGGCATCGGCGTGCTCAACGCCGACGACGAGACGACGGCCTCCCTGGCGGATCTGTGCGATGGCGAGGTGATCTTCTTCAGCTGTGAGCCGGCGACGCCGCGGGTGGCCGAACACCGCGCCAAGGGCGGGCGAGCCGTGGTGCTGCGCGACAGCCAAGTCGTGCTGAGCACGACAGCGGTCGAGCTGCCGCTCATCGCCCTCGAACAGATCCCACTGCTGCAGGATTCCCGCGAACATCTCGTCGCCGTGCTGGCCGCGCTGGCCGCCGGCTGGGCGCTGGGCTTGAGCACCGATCTGCTGCGCGCCGGCATCGAAACCTATCGCGCCTTTGCCGACATCTGA
- a CDS encoding ABC transporter ATP-binding protein, translating to MTDTATLRQTESAANADQVIASLEIDLDEQLNFRSGLIQLTAREIRDGEKVWPLSAALKLTHSDHGGIGTLELTDDRRLLARWRYTLARNPAALRFEREFNRLRDSLVSGTAPAPAVAATCPICKAPIPPDEEECPNCARELSTPPSTWVLLRLWRFAKPYQGMLFAGFLLTLAATAATLVPPYLTMPLMDDVLIPYQNGTPIDWVKVGWLLGGLLGAACLAWGLGWARTYILALVSERIGADLRTMTYEHLLKLSLEYFGGKRTGDLLARIGSETDRINVFLSLHLLDFATDVLMIAMTAVILFSINAWLALITLIPLPIIAWLIHIVRDKLRTGFEQIDRVWAEVTNVLADTIPGIRVVKAFAQEAREAQRFRDANRHNLEVNDRLNRIWSLFAPTVGLLTEIGVLVVWVSGIWLIAHDRITVGVLTAFLAYISRFYTRLDAMSRIVSTTQKAAAGAKRIFDILDHVSSVPDPAKPMPMPPVTGAIQIQNVHFRYGNRAILRGIDLDIRPGEMIGLVGHSGSGKSTLVNLICRFYDVSEGSIRIEGVDLRSVAVADYRKHIGLVLQEPFLFFGTIAENIAYGKPDATREEIVAAARAAHAHEFILRQPFGYDSLVGERGQSLSGGERQRISIARALLIDPKILILDEATSAVDTETEFEIQQALNNLIRGRTTIAIAHRLSTLRRADRLVVMDRGKIVEIGNHDELMAKQGHYWRLYMAQSKQLDEPPPLGEPDKNAAPPLVLPEPKAAEREAVA from the coding sequence GTGACCGATACCGCCACTTTACGCCAGACAGAATCCGCTGCAAACGCCGATCAGGTCATCGCCAGCCTCGAAATCGACCTCGACGAGCAGCTGAATTTCCGCTCCGGACTGATCCAACTCACGGCGCGCGAGATTCGCGACGGAGAAAAAGTCTGGCCTTTGTCGGCGGCGCTGAAGCTGACGCATTCCGATCATGGCGGCATCGGCACACTGGAACTCACCGACGACCGGCGCCTGCTCGCGCGCTGGCGCTACACCCTCGCCCGCAACCCCGCCGCCCTGCGTTTCGAGCGCGAATTCAACCGCCTGCGCGACAGTCTGGTGAGCGGGACGGCCCCGGCACCCGCAGTCGCCGCGACCTGCCCGATCTGCAAGGCGCCGATTCCGCCCGACGAGGAGGAATGCCCCAACTGTGCCCGCGAACTCTCCACGCCGCCCTCGACCTGGGTGCTGCTGCGGCTGTGGCGCTTCGCCAAACCTTATCAGGGCATGCTGTTCGCCGGCTTTCTGCTCACCCTGGCGGCGACCGCCGCGACCCTGGTGCCGCCCTATCTGACCATGCCGCTGATGGATGACGTACTGATCCCCTATCAGAACGGCACGCCGATCGACTGGGTCAAGGTCGGCTGGCTGCTGGGTGGCCTGCTCGGTGCCGCCTGCCTGGCCTGGGGCTTGGGTTGGGCGCGCACCTACATTCTGGCACTCGTCTCAGAGCGCATTGGTGCTGATTTGAGAACAATGACTTACGAGCATCTGTTAAAGCTTTCTCTCGAATATTTCGGTGGCAAGCGCACCGGAGATCTCTTGGCGCGCATCGGCTCGGAAACCGACCGCATCAATGTCTTTCTGTCGCTGCATCTGCTCGATTTCGCCACCGACGTGCTGATGATCGCGATGACCGCGGTGATCCTGTTCTCGATCAATGCCTGGCTGGCGCTGATCACGCTGATCCCGCTACCGATCATCGCCTGGCTGATCCACATCGTGCGCGACAAGCTGCGCACCGGCTTCGAGCAGATCGACCGCGTCTGGGCCGAGGTCACCAACGTGCTCGCCGACACGATTCCGGGCATCCGCGTCGTCAAGGCCTTCGCACAGGAAGCGCGCGAAGCGCAGCGTTTCCGCGACGCCAACCGCCACAACCTCGAAGTCAACGACCGCTTGAACCGCATCTGGTCGCTGTTCGCGCCGACGGTGGGGCTACTCACCGAAATCGGCGTGCTGGTGGTATGGGTGTCCGGCATCTGGCTGATCGCCCATGACCGCATCACCGTCGGCGTGCTGACCGCCTTCCTCGCCTACATCTCGCGCTTCTATACCCGGCTGGACGCGATGAGCCGCATCGTCTCGACCACCCAGAAGGCCGCCGCCGGCGCCAAGCGCATCTTCGACATCCTCGACCACGTCTCCAGCGTGCCCGATCCGGCGAAGCCTATGCCGATGCCGCCGGTGACGGGCGCGATCCAAATCCAGAACGTGCATTTCCGTTATGGCAACCGCGCCATCCTGCGCGGCATCGACCTCGACATCCGTCCCGGCGAGATGATCGGTCTGGTCGGTCATTCCGGCTCGGGCAAGAGCACCCTGGTGAATCTGATCTGCCGCTTCTACGATGTTTCCGAGGGCAGCATCCGCATCGAGGGCGTCGATCTGCGCAGCGTTGCCGTGGCGGATTACCGCAAGCACATCGGCCTCGTGTTGCAGGAACCCTTCCTGTTCTTCGGCACCATCGCCGAGAACATCGCCTATGGCAAGCCCGACGCGACGCGCGAGGAAATCGTCGCCGCGGCGCGCGCCGCCCATGCGCACGAATTCATCCTCCGGCAGCCGTTCGGCTACGACTCGCTGGTCGGCGAGCGCGGCCAGTCGCTTTCCGGCGGCGAGCGCCAGCGCATCTCGATCGCCCGTGCGCTGTTGATCGACCCGAAGATCCTGATCCTCGACGAGGCGACTTCCGCGGTCGACACCGAAACCGAATTCGAGATCCAACAGGCGCTCAACAACCTGATCCGCGGCCGCACCACGATCGCCATCGCCCACCGCCTCTCGACGCTGCGGCGCGCCGACCGACTCGTCGTGATGGACCGCGGCAAGATCGTCGAGATCGGCAACCACGACGAGCTGATGGCGAAACAAGGCCACTACTGGCGGCTCTACATGGCGCAGAGCAAGCAGCTCGACGAGCCGCCGCCGCTGGGCGAGCCCGACAAGAACGCGGCCCCGCCGCTCGTGCTGCCCGAACCCAAGGCCGCGGAACGGGAGGCGGTCGCATGA
- a CDS encoding DUF1854 domain-containing protein → MNASTFTLSRNPFGKLVYVGADGVTHEGVTPVRAFALTAPEEGIALLSAEGKELVWIDRLSDLPAPQRGLIEEEFAQREFMPVIQRLVKVSSFATPSTWQVETDRGTTELILKSEDDIRRLRGSIHPNGLLIADSNGIHYLIPDRNRLDATSQKILKRFL, encoded by the coding sequence ATGAACGCATCCACCTTCACCTTGAGCCGCAACCCATTCGGCAAGCTCGTCTATGTCGGCGCCGACGGCGTGACGCACGAAGGGGTCACGCCGGTGCGCGCCTTTGCGCTCACCGCACCGGAGGAAGGCATTGCGCTGCTCTCTGCCGAAGGCAAGGAACTCGTCTGGATCGACCGACTCTCCGACCTGCCGGCGCCGCAGCGCGGCCTGATCGAGGAAGAATTCGCCCAGCGCGAGTTCATGCCGGTGATCCAGCGCCTCGTCAAGGTTTCGAGCTTCGCCACCCCATCGACCTGGCAGGTCGAAACCGACCGGGGAACCACGGAGCTGATCCTCAAGAGCGAGGACGACATCCGCCGCCTGCGCGGCAGCATCCACCCCAACGGACTCCTGATTGCCGACAGCAACGGCATCCACTACCTGATTCCCGACCGAAACAGGCTCGACGCGACGAGCCAGAAGATTCTGAAACGGTTTCTCTGA
- a CDS encoding aldehyde ferredoxin oxidoreductase N-terminal domain-containing protein yields MSSPLEPSVLRISLEPFSALLDTEPASSRVIGPVDFGWQAWRRHGPAVMTFGAGMLANSPLGGSRRLVFCGYSPQWESFYISSMGGAAYTFRHLGVDYVELSGRASRPSVLLLNHDGTAPKARLAPCEDFEQLWRGYRAADGRELLGIFALQQALIDRHGGEYPPKQVRAFVVGPAAARTIEGAIVSNPVEKGVVSGVTDWCGRGGLGSQMFRQHNLVGCVFGGQWEPAVKESLKDYDPYFVEHFGERAIKVEKAATVKYSLDPKTGTGGTFGSNYHAMGEKLMSFNYRSVFEPKAERLRQQQAFIVDHYLKQFNEETIAKKQFEHCGEPCSVACKKMNGHYKKDYEPYHTLGPQLGVFDQRAAELLNDHADAMGFDAIQIGGTLAWIMECVATGRIQPEDYGLPPKHQLRFEKFTADPQDFDLVEDSMKNARYAMATIDAILNDPRAAVFRHGIRAAARTLDQRHPDTRPGQYAVYLAHGENGSMVPNQYFVPGMGSPMPIMGKYYVYYGPELLAPDELGRRNVERMVYELISDNTGLCRFHRQWGEPMAGKLAWERFGLDIDYFRHHFELAWQIHASEDGKSVPWETERMAEMFFHYLRWQVESGKSLAQLAPCLEAAGDIGLSLEQITAAATLPADHAALKKVAHVFWEAIRAGQRAAFSSPPRVEMKFAPPAVQATPNRDP; encoded by the coding sequence ATGTCGTCTCCACTCGAACCCTCTGTGTTGCGCATCTCACTCGAACCATTTTCGGCCCTACTCGACACCGAACCCGCCTCGAGCCGGGTGATCGGCCCGGTCGATTTCGGCTGGCAGGCCTGGCGTCGTCATGGCCCTGCCGTCATGACCTTCGGCGCAGGCATGCTCGCCAACAGTCCTCTCGGCGGCTCGCGGCGGCTGGTGTTTTGTGGCTACAGTCCGCAATGGGAGAGCTTCTACATCTCCTCGATGGGCGGTGCGGCCTACACCTTCCGGCATCTGGGCGTCGATTACGTCGAACTTTCTGGACGTGCGTCACGGCCGAGCGTGCTGCTCTTGAACCATGACGGCACCGCGCCCAAAGCGCGGCTCGCCCCCTGTGAGGATTTCGAGCAGCTCTGGCGGGGCTACCGGGCAGCGGACGGCAGGGAACTGTTGGGAATCTTTGCGCTGCAGCAAGCCTTGATAGACCGCCATGGCGGAGAGTATCCGCCGAAGCAGGTGCGCGCCTTCGTCGTTGGCCCGGCAGCGGCCAGGACCATCGAAGGCGCGATCGTTTCCAACCCCGTCGAGAAGGGTGTCGTCAGCGGGGTGACCGACTGGTGCGGCCGGGGTGGTCTGGGCAGTCAAATGTTCCGCCAGCACAATCTCGTCGGCTGCGTGTTCGGTGGCCAATGGGAGCCTGCCGTCAAGGAATCGCTCAAGGATTACGATCCTTATTTCGTCGAACATTTCGGCGAGCGTGCGATCAAGGTCGAGAAGGCGGCCACGGTCAAATATTCGCTCGACCCGAAGACCGGCACCGGCGGCACCTTCGGCTCGAACTACCATGCCATGGGCGAGAAGCTGATGAGTTTCAATTACCGTTCGGTTTTCGAGCCCAAAGCGGAGCGGCTCAGGCAGCAGCAGGCGTTCATCGTCGATCACTATTTGAAGCAGTTCAACGAGGAAACCATCGCCAAGAAGCAGTTCGAGCACTGCGGCGAGCCCTGCTCGGTGGCCTGCAAGAAGATGAATGGTCATTACAAGAAGGATTACGAGCCCTATCACACGCTCGGTCCCCAGCTCGGCGTCTTCGATCAGCGCGCCGCCGAGCTGCTCAACGACCACGCGGATGCGATGGGCTTCGATGCGATCCAGATCGGCGGCACGCTGGCCTGGATCATGGAATGCGTCGCCACCGGGCGGATTCAGCCCGAAGACTATGGCCTGCCGCCGAAGCACCAGCTACGCTTCGAGAAATTCACTGCCGACCCGCAGGATTTCGATCTCGTCGAGGACAGCATGAAGAACGCGCGTTATGCGATGGCGACGATCGACGCGATCCTGAACGATCCGCGTGCTGCCGTGTTCCGCCACGGCATCCGCGCGGCGGCGCGGACGCTCGACCAGCGCCATCCGGACACGCGGCCGGGGCAGTACGCCGTCTATCTCGCGCATGGCGAGAACGGCTCGATGGTGCCCAATCAGTATTTCGTGCCCGGCATGGGCAGCCCGATGCCGATCATGGGCAAATACTACGTCTATTACGGCCCGGAGCTTCTCGCCCCGGACGAGCTCGGACGCCGCAATGTCGAGCGCATGGTGTATGAGCTGATCAGCGACAACACCGGTTTGTGCCGCTTCCACCGCCAGTGGGGCGAACCGATGGCCGGCAAGCTCGCCTGGGAGCGTTTCGGTCTCGACATCGACTATTTCCGCCATCATTTCGAGCTGGCGTGGCAGATCCACGCCAGCGAGGACGGCAAGAGCGTGCCCTGGGAAACCGAACGCATGGCGGAGATGTTCTTCCATTACCTGCGCTGGCAGGTCGAGAGCGGCAAGTCGCTGGCACAGCTCGCACCCTGCCTGGAAGCTGCCGGCGACATCGGTCTATCACTGGAGCAGATCACCGCGGCGGCGACCCTGCCCGCCGATCATGCAGCGCTCAAGAAGGTCGCCCATGTGTTCTGGGAAGCGATCCGCGCCGGCCAGCGCGCCGCGTTCTCGTCACCGCCCCGGGTGGAGATGAAATTTGCCCCGCCGGCGGTGCAGGCGACGCCAAATCGCGATCCTTGA